The Niabella beijingensis genomic interval CATAAAGATCAGAATACCAAGATAACCCCACACGAGGTTCGGGGGGAGACCTATTTTTCCGAGGAAATTCTTTTCATCATTCAGTTGATTCATACAGCAATTATTTGAAACAAATTTAAAGATAATCAAAGATTATTAAACTAAATTAAAGTAAAAAAAGTTAAAAAGTTAAATAAATACGGGCGAAAACGTTTTATATACACTTCTTTTTCATTTCTTTGCATTACAGAATACTTGGATATGAAAAATATTACAGAAAGACATGAATTTATCCTGAATAAACTCAAAAAAGAAGGAAAAGTGGCAATTTTGGATCTGGCAGAGGAGATCAATATTTCCAGCGTAACCATCCGGAAAGATCTGAAAATGCTGGAAGACAAGAACCTGCTGTTCCGGACCAAGGGCGGCGGATCGCTAACCAATCCTTATGCTATTGATAAGCCGATCAATGAAAAAGAACTGATCAACTCCGATTCAAAAAGAAAGATCGCCCGAGCGGCATTACAGCTGATCGGCCAGACCGATTCCATCATGATCGGCTCGGGAACCACCGTTTTTGAACTGGCCCGTGTATTGTATCCCGATCATAAAATGACGGCCATCACCCCGGCACTTAAAGTGGGGCTGGAACTGAATAACCGGCCCAATATCGAAGTACTTCAACTGGGGGGACTGATCCGTCCGAACTCTTCTTCGGTTGCAGGAACCCAGGCGCTGCAGGTACTGGATGAAATATCCTGTGACCTGTTATTCCTTGGTGTGGACGGGATCGACCTGGAACACGGCGTTTCGATCTCCAATATCTCCGAAGCCTCGCTGAACCGGAAAATGATCGAAGTATCGCAACGCCTGATACTGCTTGCCGACAGCTCTAAATTCAACAAACGCGGACTGGGCAAGATCTGTAACCTGGATCAGGTGGAATACATTGTTACCGATAAAAAAATATCCGAAAAAACACTTTTTGCCCTTCAGGAAAAAGGAATAAAGATCGTGCTTGCCTGATAAAAAGCGCGCGTAAATCCCGTTTGACAGAATAGCTGCAACGTCGCATTGCATGGCCTTTCCGGGGCGGGCACGGCCGTGTAGGCCTGCAAAAAAATATGACGGTTTTAAAGGTCGTTGCTACCATACTGGTTCAGCATGATACTGCATTAAAAAAACGACTTTTAAAACCGCCACAAAAAAAAGTCCGGTCCGGGGATCAAAGCCGGCCTTCCCTGATTTCATCCACTATCGCCGGATCCAGCAAGGTAGTGGTATCACCCAGGTTGTTCAGTTCTCCTTCAGCCACCTTCCGCAAAATGCGCCGCATAATCTTTCCGCTTCTTGTTTTCGGAAGTCCGCTTACAAACTGGATCTTGTCCGGTTTTGCAATAGGGCCGATGATCCGGCTCACCGTGGCCAGTATATCTTTCCGTGTAAGGTCATCTTCATCCTTATGCCGTTTATCATCAAGTACCACA includes:
- a CDS encoding DeoR/GlpR family DNA-binding transcription regulator, with translation MKNITERHEFILNKLKKEGKVAILDLAEEINISSVTIRKDLKMLEDKNLLFRTKGGGSLTNPYAIDKPINEKELINSDSKRKIARAALQLIGQTDSIMIGSGTTVFELARVLYPDHKMTAITPALKVGLELNNRPNIEVLQLGGLIRPNSSSVAGTQALQVLDEISCDLLFLGVDGIDLEHGVSISNISEASLNRKMIEVSQRLILLADSSKFNKRGLGKICNLDQVEYIVTDKKISEKTLFALQEKGIKIVLA